The stretch of DNA TACAACATCATTCTCAGCTACTAAGGTTTCAAACCCTTGACCTTTTAGATTTACGGTGTCTATTCCTACATGGATAAGAATTTCACGTCCAGTATCAGAAAGGATGCCGATTGCGTGCTTTGTTGGGAATAGGTTAACTATTTTTCCATTTACAGGGGATACAATTGTACCCTCTACCGGAACAATCGCAAATCCGTCGCCCATCATCTTACCAGCAAATACTTGGTCAGGCACTTCTGTGATTGGCTTTAATTCACCTTTTAACGGCGCCATAAATCCTTCATCTTCTGTGCTGCGTGCATTTTGAAGCGCTTCTGGATTAATTTCCTCAATTTGTTGTTCCACGCCTTTTTCTGGTGACTTAACGGTTGTGCGTGGTCTCTTTCCTTCCATTATATCTTTCATTTGTCCTTTAATGGTTTCTGAACGTGGTCCAAAGATTGCTTGGATGTTGTTCCCTACTTCAAGTACACCTGCAGCGCCTAACTTTTTCAGTTGGGCTTTATCAACTTCTTTAATATCATTAACAGAAACACGCAGGCGGGTGATACATGCATCTAAATGAGCAATATTTCCCTTACCACCCATCGCATCCAAAATGTTAGAAGCCAAATCACCTGACCCAGCCTTACCAGTTGGAGATTGATTTTCTTCTTCTTCTAGCTCACGTCCTGGAGTTTTTAAATTAAAGGTTCTAATTGCAAAACGGAAACCAAAGTAATAAACAACCGCAAAGACAAGACCTACAGGAATAACAATCCACGCATTAGTTTGCGGGTTAATTAATCCAAACAGGATATAGTCAATCAAACCACCCGAGAACGTCATCCCGATTTTTACATCTAACATGTGCATAATCATAAACGAGAATCCGGCAAAAATTGCGTGAATACCGAATAATATTGGTGCTACGAATAAAAACGAGAATTCAATTGGTTCTGTAATACCAGTTAGGAAAGATGTAAGAGCTGCCGAAGCCATTAATCCTCCTACAAGAACTTTCTTTTCAGGCTTTGCTTCATGATAAATAGCTAAGGCTGCCGCTGGAAGTCCAAACATCATGAATGGGAATTTACCAGTCATAAATGTTCCAGCTGTTAAATTTTGAACATTATCAGTGATTTGCGCCATGAAAATACGTTGATCTCCACGAACCACTTCTCCTGCCTTTGTTGCGTATTCTCCGAATTCGTACCAGAATGGCGAATAGAAAATATGGTGTAAACCAAATGGAATTAATGAACGTTCAATTACTCCGAAAATAAAAGCAGAGATCGTTAAGTTTGCA from Neobacillus sp. CF12 encodes:
- the ptsG gene encoding glucose-specific PTS transporter subunit IIBC, which gives rise to MFKKAFGVLQKVGKALMLPVALLPAAGILLALGAALLNPALLDLAPFLDNSTVKMIASVMQNAGNIIFGNLPLLFAVGVAVGLAGGEGTAGLAAIIGYLVMNVTMGTVLGIAPEDVNGLSYASILGIPTLQTGVFGGIIVGILAASMYNKFYEIELPSYLGFFAGKRFVPIITAATALVLGILMIFIWPPIQNGLNAFSQNMVHANLTISAFIFGVIERSLIPFGLHHIFYSPFWYEFGEYATKAGEVVRGDQRIFMAQITDNVQNLTAGTFMTGKFPFMMFGLPAAALAIYHEAKPEKKVLVGGLMASAALTSFLTGITEPIEFSFLFVAPILFGIHAIFAGFSFMIMHMLDVKIGMTFSGGLIDYILFGLINPQTNAWIVIPVGLVFAVVYYFGFRFAIRTFNLKTPGRELEEEENQSPTGKAGSGDLASNILDAMGGKGNIAHLDACITRLRVSVNDIKEVDKAQLKKLGAAGVLEVGNNIQAIFGPRSETIKGQMKDIMEGKRPRTTVKSPEKGVEQQIEEINPEALQNARSTEDEGFMAPLKGELKPITEVPDQVFAGKMMGDGFAIVPVEGTIVSPVNGKIVNLFPTKHAIGILSDTGREILIHVGIDTVNLKGQGFETLVAENDVVEQGQPLLKVDLDYIKEHATSTITPVVFTNLAEGEKVVIEKPGQVDLKQSGIIKITK